The genome window TGCATAAGTTGTACGCAAAGTTTTTGAAATGTATGTTTTGCCTCGAGTCTGTcactttcttggggcatgttgtctCCAGCAATGGAAtaaaggttgatcctcaaaatattgcagcagtgaagaattggcctagacctaccactccaacAGAGATTCCCAGTTTCtcgggcttagctgggtattacagaagcttcgtggaggggttttcttctCTTGCCTCTCCGTTAAATAAATTGATAGAGAAGGCAGCGAAATTCTAGTGGCCGCATAATTCCTTTCATGgttcttgagtttcctagaatCATAAGCGATCACTTTgctatgttgcattaatacacacccaagtcttACCCTTGAAGCATCATAAAACAACACAAACCCATCCGTACCCTCCGGTCAGGTCAACACCAGTGAAATGGTCAACCTTGACTTCAACTCTTGAAAGCACTTTTCACAAGCATCCGACCACTTGAATTTAGCGGCCTTATCATTAAAATTATGTGGTACCATACAAATGAAGTTTGGACATTGTTGTCAAGACAATATGATGTTTTTCTCAAACTCCTTCAGGTACCTCATAGTCATAGAAAATTCCCATTCAAACTTAATAATAACATAAACATCCTAAGAATTTTGCAGGGGCGGCTCAACGTAGttggtggcctaaagccaaatctTGTTCAGAGgctttaattatttttcataatttttttatCTGATGTCTATTTTCCTAATGCTTTTCACaacaacacatgacttagagcatGCGGTAGTAGTGTTAGCATTgaatatttggcgtcattatttgtatgcgGTCTATATGGATATATTCACAAACCCTAAGAGTCTTCAATATCTCTTCAATTAGAAGGAGTTAAATCTAAGACAAaggagatggcttgagttactcaaggactacgccatcgatattcaatatcatccggggaaggataatattgtggcagatgctcttaccTGAAAAtacatgggtagtttggctcacgtGAAAGCATACCAAAGGTCGTTGtccaaggaagttcaccggtCGGTTAGTTTGGGAGTTCGACTTACGGACTCTAGCGAAggtggtggaagtcaaggagaaacaaTATGATGATTTGTTATTGGTGCTATTGAAGGAATGGATTCATAAGCACAAAACCATAGCTTTTTATCTTGGCAAGAATGATGGTACGCTAAAGTACCAAGGGCGAttgtgtgttccaaatgtagatggtctccgggagagAATCATGATTGAGGCTCACAACTCCAAGTATTTCATGAACCAAGGCTTTATGAAGATGTATCATCATCTCAGgaaagtctactggtggaatgacattAAGAGGGATATGGCGGACTATGTGGAGAGATGCTCAAAATttcagcaagtgaaggtcgagCACCAAAAGCCTGGTTGCTTGGCAtagaatacagaaattctaatgtggaagtggaagatgatcaacaTGGAATTTGTGGTAGGTTTGCCTCGCACACCTGGTAAGTTTGAatcggtttgggtgattgtggatcgagtCACGAAATCAGCGCACTTCTTGTCTGTCAAGGCTACTGACACAGCAGAACACTATGCTAAGTTGTATataaaggaaatagtcaggtcacatggcactccagtttctatcatctcaTATTGAGGGGTGCAGTTCACCACTAACTTTTGGCAGAAAtatcagcaaggtttgggtactcaggtgaatcttagtacagttttccatccacagaccgacgagcaagtagagcggactattctgacgcttgaggatatattgtgttcttgtgttcttgactttaaGGGTAGCTGTGATGATCATTTTCctctcatagaatttgcctacaacaacagttatcacaccagtattcagatggcatcgttcaaggctctatatggtaggagatgtaaatCTCCCATCTATTGGTTTGACCTTGGTGAAGCTGAATTTGaaagggccagaccttgtgcatcatgCTATGGAGAAGGTCAAGATCATTAAGGAATGATTGAAAACTACTCAAAGTCCCCAGAAGTCCTATTTGGATGTGCGTCGCgtagatttggagttcaaagaggatgcTTGGGTATTCTTGAATGTTTCTCACATGAAGGGTATATGCGATTTGGGAAGTAAGGGAAATTGAGCCCCAGGTATATTGGACCGTAAAGAGTCATACAGACGGTTGGTCAAGTGTCCTATAAGCTTAAGTTACCTCCgaagatgtctttagtgcaccaaatattccatgtgtctatgttgaagaatatagttggagatccgtccctcATCTTTCCGGAGGAGGCTATTGAAGTTAATGAAGAACTGACTTATGAGGAGATTCCGACTGCTATCCTTGATAGataagtttgaaagttgagaaataaagatattgcctccatgaaagtgccatggcgaaaccaacaagttgaagaggccacttgggaggtcGAGCAAGAGATGAAAAGGAAATACCCTCACCTATTTGTGTAACCATATTGTTGTGTTTATAAAGAATATTAGGagcttactttctatgaattatgttcaACTTGTACAGTTTATGCTAAAAGCCTCTTTTGGTAATATAATGCCTATGATGTTATGGCTGGTGTTGTTTTCATACTATAATACGTCGTTGTGTTATGAATATGTTATTAGGACTGGTTTTGGtgctctctaacaggtggataggcccaaataCAGGAGAGGCTCTGCCGAAGTTTTTTGAAATTTGgcgagttagtcaaatttggaacTATTGGTGTGTCAATGAAGATTTGAGTCACATTGGGTAGTTCgaccctcattcaaggacgaatgatcctatgTGGGGGAGAATGTGAAGCCACGTAAAGTTTTGCCAAGAATTTGAGGTTTTGTGAATGAAGAGTTGAGTCATATGTGGactttttgtgttatgaaatgcATTGTGGAGTTGATGAAAAATTTGTACATAAAATGGAAATTATGTGGTCCATttcgcgaccgcagaactgtcGCAAATTGAACCAGCAGAAGCTTAATTTTGAAGGCCATTTTGCGGTCCAATGTGCGACCGCATATGTTACATCCTATGCATCctaaggtgacgtataatgaatatgagacttgttaatcatgatttaaatgagtgtaCGGTCATAATATgtttatatatgatgtttggatataaaatataaagt of Nicotiana tomentosiformis chromosome 7, ASM39032v3, whole genome shotgun sequence contains these proteins:
- the LOC138895852 gene encoding uncharacterized protein, whose amino-acid sequence is MQSGVCYRDLPICYGCGIWGHIQRDFRLSRQNVGRGMPQPASLTATTSIAPPPARDLGSTLSYVTPYVAIKYGIEPKKLHEPSSVSTPFTTNFWQKYQQGLGTQVNLSTVFHPQTDEQVERTILTLEDILCSCVLDFKGSCDDHFPLIEFAYNNSYHTSIQMASFKALYGRRCKSPIYWFDLGEAEFERARPCASCYGEGQDH